A single genomic interval of Alligator mississippiensis isolate rAllMis1 chromosome 15, rAllMis1, whole genome shotgun sequence harbors:
- the IQGAP3 gene encoding ras GTPase-activating-like protein IQGAP3 has product MEAPAGPGAARPGYERLTADEMDEQRRQNVAYQYLCHLEEAKRWMEACLNEELASPTELEESLRNGVTLAKLGHSFAPDIVPLKKIYDHEQMRYKATGLHFRHTDNINYWRDAMIHVGLPSIFHPETTDIYDKKNMPRVVYCIHALSLYLFKLGLAPQIQDLYGKVDFTEAEITHMRRELDKYGLQLPAFSKIGGILANELSGDEAAVHAAVLAINEAVERGVVEQTLAALHNPSALLLSLRDDLAAVYQEMLYQAKAEKAGNAQNRYPQKIPEAEDIYDQCLTQAEIQGSINKVNVHGALEYVDDALERQDSQALYQALRDPVLALRRVQRENSDWYLDQLSTDREQKALELGFMDPLEQEEVQAGVDAANERGEQERAMTQAVSRINAVLRRGQPEETVEALASPAAQLPEVHAFAAPLYQHELGLLQRQHPQGELAQEELFVAVEMLSAVALVNQALEAGDVHGVWSSLVSPSLGLSDVEEANAQRYVDDLLSCQRQAGPRGATLLSWNDLQACVSRTNTTVREDSEKILAMGLINEALRQDDPEKTLTALLLPSAGLSSVTLPVAKRYHDVLTSARQQKAQVTRDEDATLWWEEIQHGVAKANRDTEAARRMALGIAAINQAIKEGKPAQTVRVLRNPDVALCGVVPDCAGAYQAQLAALMARKGLSGNIKHPWVRHQLKDGTEYYFSLQTFEGTWERPQGCVLHPTHLSRDEIQSTIASVTVAHDRQRLWEAHVGLVVRLQARLRGLLVRRDFATRRHLLREQLPAAIRIQAWWRGSQQRHAYLQRLRYLQANTSAVIKLQACVRMWQARRRYQERLHYFRKNITAVIKIQAFVRANKARGDYRVLVRARDPPLGIVRRFVHLLEQSQHDFWEEAEGLRLRGDVVRRIRSNQRLESDLNLMDIKIGLLVRNRITLQEVVSHCKKLTKKNKEQLSDMMALDKQKGIKALSKEKRQKLEAYQHLFYLLQTQPVYLARLIFQMPQNKSTKFMESVVFSLYNYASNAREGYLLLQLFSTALQEEIRSKVDHPHEILTGNPTVIRLVVSFYRNARGQNALRQILEGPVQDVLQDKALNIRTDPVDIYKAWVNQTESQSGQRSQLPYNVSPEQALSHAEVQRRLDISIHNLLAATDKFVSAITSSVDKIPYGMRYVAKVLKTLLAEKFPEATEDEVCKIVGHLLYYRFMNPAVVAPDGFDIVDVSAAVALHPDHRRNLGSIAKVLQHAVAYKPFEGESAHLNGVNRYLEETHDKFRRFIHVACSVPEPEERFNVDEYSELVAVAKPVVYITVGELIDTHRLLLEHQDSIAPSQGDPLHELLEDLDELPTVQALVGESTPSPADGSAEQTLSKLEISLTLTSKFDVVEASGEETDAKSLLLSTKQMLVDVIQSQPGDSLLEILQTPASEDQEASHHQLMQRRALHDAQTPDKLKRNRSLMGNSQLSVEEKKRKILRNLRRLESLGVVDSANQYQEIVNELAKDIRNQRRYRQHRRGELDKLRQTLEALHAKSTFYEEQVDYYNQYIRTCLGNLATSSKVSGKGKKAPALHYTAARLLEKGVLLEIEDLPISQFRNVIFDIVPCGEAGKFQVKAKFMGIDMEQFQLHYQDLLQLQYEGVAVLKMFDKAKVNVNLLIFLLNKKFFQK; this is encoded by the exons TTTGTACCTGTTCAAGCTGGGGCTGGCACCGCAGATCCAGGACTTGTATGGGAAGGTGGACTTCACTG AGGCAGAGATCACTCACATGCGCCGGGAGCTGGACAAGTACGGCCTGCAGCTGCCGGCGTTCAGCAAGATCGGGGGAATTTTGGCCAACGAACTGTCGGGAGACGAGGCAGCAG TCCACGCCGCCGTGCTGGCCATCAACGAGGCCGTGGAGAGAGGTGTGGTGGAGCAGACCCTGGCTGCCCTGCACAACCCCAGCGCCCTGCTGCTCAGTCTGAGGGATGACCTTGCTGCTGTCTATCAGGAGATGCTCTACCAGGCCAAGGCGGAGAAGGCAGGCAATGCCCAGAACAGG TACCCACAGAAGATCCCAGAGGCTGAGGACATCTATGACCAGTGTCTGACCCAGGCCGAGATCCAAGGGAGCATCAACAAAGTCAATG TGCATGGAGCCTTGGAGTATGTGGATGATGCCTTGGAGAGACAGGACTCCCAGGCTTTGTACCAGGCTCTGCGGGACCCCGTCCTGGCCCTCCGCCGCGTGCAGCGAGAGAACAGCGACTGGTACCTGGATCAGTTGAGCACTGACCGGGAGCAGAAAGCCCTG gagctgggcttCATGGATccactggagcaggaggaggtGCAGGCAGGCGTCGACGCGGCCAACGAGAGGGGAGAGCAGGAACGTGCCA TGACGCAGGCTGTGAGCCGCATAAATGCTGTGCTGCGCCGAGGGCAGCCAGAGGAGAcggtggaggctctggccagcccCGCGGCTCAGCTGCCTGAGGTGCACGCTTTCGCCGCCCCGCTGTACCAGCACGAGCTGGGCCTGCTCCAGCGCCAGCACCCACAG GGAGAGCTGGCACAGGAGGAGCTCTTCGTGGCTGTGGAGATGCTGTCGGCCGTGGCTCTGGTGAACCAGGCACTGGAAGCTGGGGATGTCCATGGGGTCTGGAGCAGCCtggtcagccccagcctggggctgtctgATGTGGAGGAGGCCAATGCTCAGCG CTACGTGGATGACCTGTTGAGCTGCCAGCGCCAGGCTGGGCCCCGGGGGGCTACACTCCTGAGCTGGAACGACCTCCAGGCTTGCGTGAGCCGCACCAACACCACAGTGCGGGAGGACAGCGAGA agATCCTCGCCATGGGGCTCATCAATGAGGCGCTGCGGCAGGATGACCCAGAGAAGAccctcacagccctgctgctgccctcagcGGGGCTCTCCAGCGTGACACTCCCGGTTGCTAAACGTTATCATGATGTCCTGACTAGTGCCCGGCAGCAGAAAGCCCAG GTGACACGGGATGAGGACGCCACACTCTGGTGGGAAGAGATCCAGCATGGTGTGGCCAAAGCTAATCGGGACACGGAGGCAGCAAGGAGAA TGGCTCTTGGCATTGCAGCCATCAACCAGGCCATCAAGGAAGGAAAGCCAGCCCAGACGGTGCGTGTGCTGCGCAACCCAGATGTTGCCCTGTGCGGTGTCGTGCCCGACTGCGCTGGGGCCTACCAGGCGCAACTTGCCGCCCTCATGGCGCGCAAGGGCCTGTCAG GAAACATCAAGCACCCCTGGGTGCGGCATCAGCTGAAGGACGGGACCGAGTACTACTTCAGCCTGCAGACGTTTGAGGGTACCTGGGAGCGGCCGCAGGGCTGCGTCCTGCACCCCACGCACCTCAGCCGGGACGAGATCCAG TCCACAATCGCCAGCGTGACCGTGGCCCATGACCGGCAGCGCCTGTGGGAAGCCCATGTGGGGCTCGTGGTGCGGCTGCAGGCCCGTCTGCGGGGGCTCCTTGTCCGCCGGGACTTCGCCACCCGCCGGCATTTGCTGCGGGAACAGCTCCCAGCAGCCATCAGGATCCAG GCCTGGTGGAGAGGTTCCCAGCAGCGCCATGCCTATCTGCAAAGACTGAGATACTTGCaagcaaacacatctgcagtgaTCAAG CTCCAGGCATGCGTGAGGATGTGGCAAGCTCGCAGGAGGTACCAAGAGAGGCTGCACTACTTTAGGAAGAAT AttactgctgtaattaaaatccAGGCTTTTGTGCGAGCTAACAAGGCCCGTGGGGATTACAGGGTGTTGG tcCGCGCCAGGGACCCGCCGCTGGGCATCGTGCGGCGCTTCGTGCACTtgctggagcagagccagcacGACTTCTGGGAGGAGGCGGAGGGGCTGCGGCTGCGGGGGGACGTGGTGAGGCGCATCCGCTCCAATCAGCGCCTGGAGAGCGACCTCAACCTCATGGACATCAAGATCGGGCTGCTGGTGCGGAACCGCATCACGCTACAG GAGGTGGTCTCCCACTGCAAGAAGCTGACCAAGAAGAACAAGGAGCAGCTGTCAGACATGATGGCCCTGGACAAGCAGAAGGGGATCAAGGCACTGAGCAAAGAGAAGCGCCAGAAGCTGGAGGCCTACCAGCACCTCTTCTACCTGCTGCAG ACCCAGCCCGTATACCTGGCCCGGCTGATCTTCCAGATGCCCCAGAACAAGTCCACCAAGTTCATGGAGTCAGTGGTCTTTTCCCTGTACAACTACGCCTCCAATGCCCGCGAGGGCTACCTGCTCCTGCAGCTCTTCAGCACTGCCCTGCAAGAAGAGATCCG GTCCAAGGTGGATCACCCCCACGAGATCCTGACGGGCAATCCTACAGTGATCCGGCTGGTGGTGAGCTTCTACCGCAATGCCCGCGGGCAGAACGCCCTACGCCAGATCCTGGAGGGGCCCGTGCAGGATGTCctgcaggacaaggctctcaacATCCGCACTGACCCTGTGGACATCTACAAGGCTTGGGTCAACCAGACAGAGTCCCAGAGTGGCCAGAGAAG ccagctcccataCAATGTGAGCCCCGAGCAGGCCCTGAGCCACGCCGAGGTTCAGAGGCGACTAGACATCTCCATCCACAACCTCCTGGCAGCCACGGACAAGTTTGTCTCCGCCATCACCTCCTCCGTGGATAAGATCCC CTACGGGATGCGCTACGTGGCCAAAGTCCTGAAGACGTTGTTGGCGGAGAAGTTCCCAGAGGCAACCGAGGATGAGGTCTGCAAG ATCGTTGGGCACCTGCTCTACTACCGCTTCATGAACCCGGCTGTGGTGGCCCCCGATGGCTTCGACATCGTGGATGTCTCGGCCGCCGTGGCTCTGCACCCCGACCACCGCCGCAACCTGGGCTCCATCGCCAAAGTGCTGCAGCACGCTGTGGCCTACAAGCCTTTTGAGGGCGAGAGTGCCCACCTGAATGGGGTGAACCGCTACCTGGAGGAGACACACGACAAGTTCAG GAGATTCATCCACGTGGCCTGCTCAGTGCCCGAGCCAGAAGAGAGGTTCAACGTGGACGAGTACTCGGAGCTGGTGGCGGTCGCCAAGCCAGTCGTCTACATCACCGTGGGCGAGCTCATAGACACGCACCGG CTGTTACTAGAGCACCAGGACTCCATTGCTCCCAGCCAGGGGGACCCCCTGCATGAACTGCTGGAGGATCTGGATGAGCTGCCTACCGTCCAGGCTCTTGTTG GTGAGagcacccccagccccgcagACGGCAGTGCTGAGCAGACCCTCAGCAAGCTGGAGATCTCCCTCACCCTCACCAGCAAGTTCGATGTAGTGGAGGCCAGCGGCGAGGAGACCGATGCCAAAAGCTTGCTATTGAG CACCAAGCAGATGCTGGTGGATGTGATTCAGTCCCAGCCTGGGGATTCCCTCTTGGAGATCTTGCAGACACCAGCATCGGAAGATCAG GAggcctcccaccaccagctgaTGCAGAGGCGGGCCCTACACGATGCCCAGACCCCGGACAAGCTGAAACGTAACCGCTCCCTGATGGGCAACAGCCAGCTCTCAGTGGAGGAGAAGAAGCGAAAGATCCTCCGTAACCTGCGGCGCCTGGAGAGCCTGGGGGTGGTGGACTCGGCCAACCAGTACCAGGAGATCGTCAACGAGCTGGCCAAG GACATCCGCAACCAGCGGCGGTACCGGCAGCACCGCAGGGGGGAGCTGGACAAGCTGCGTCAGACCCTAGAGGCCCTCCATGCCAAGAGCACCTTCTACGAGGAGCAGGTCGACTACTACAACCAGTACATCCGGACATGCCTGGGCAATCTGGCCACCAGCAGCAA GGTCAGCGGGAAGGGCAAGAAGGCGCCGGCGCTGCACTACACGGCTGCTCGGCTGTTGGAGAAGGGCGTGCTGCTGGAGATTGAGGACCTCCCTATCAGCCA GTTCCGCAACGTCATCTTCGACATCGTGCCCTGCGGGGAAGCCGGCAAATTCCAGGTGAAGGCCAAGTTCATGGGCATCGACATGGAGCAGTTCCAGCTCCACTACCAG gacctgctgcagctgcagtacgaGGGCGTAGCCGTCCTGAAGATGTTCGACAAAGCCAAAGTCAATGTCAACCTGCTCATCTTCCTCCTCAACAAGAAGTTCTTCCAGAAGTAa